One genomic segment of Acanthochromis polyacanthus isolate Apoly-LR-REF ecotype Palm Island chromosome 9, KAUST_Apoly_ChrSc, whole genome shotgun sequence includes these proteins:
- the LOC110948054 gene encoding AP-2 complex subunit mu-A, translating into MIGGLFIYNHKGEVLISRVYRDDIGRNAVDAFRVNVIHARQQVRSPVTNIARTSFFHVKRSNIWLAAVTKQNVNAAMVFEFLYKMCDVMTAYFGKISEENIKNNFVLIYELLDEILDFGYPQNSETGALKTFITQQGIKGQHQTKEEQSQITSQVTGQIGWRREGIKYRRNELFLDVLESVNLLMSPQGQVLSAHVSGRVVMKSYLSGMPECKFGMNDKIVIDKQGKGGASDDAGKSDLGGGSGKQSIAIDDCTFHQCVRLSKFDSERSISFIPPDGEYELMRYRTTKDIILPFRVIPLVREVGRTKLEVKVVIKSNFKPSLLAQKIEVRIPTPLNTSGVQVICMKGKAKYKASENAIVWKIKRMAGMKESQISAEIELLPTNDKKKWARPPISMNFEVPFAPSGLKVRYLKVFESKLNYSDHDVIKWVRYIGRSGIYETRC; encoded by the exons ATGATTGGAGGACTGTTCATCTACAACCACAAGGGGGAGGTCCTCATCTCCCGAGTCTACCGAGATGACATAGG GCGTAATGCCGTGGATGCGTTCCGTGTGAACGTGATTCACGCCCGGCAGCAGGTTCGATCTCCGGTGACCAACATTGCCCGCACAAGCTTCTTCCATGTCAAGCGCTCCAACATCTGGTTGGCGGCCGTCACCAAGCAGAATGTCAACGCTGCCATGGTGTTCGAGTTCCTTTACAAAATGTGCGATGTTATGACGGCCTACTTCGGCAAGATCAGCGAGGAGAACATCAAGAACAACTTTGTGCTCATCTACGAGCTGCTTGATG AGATCCTGGACTTTGGCTACCCCCAAAACTCAGAGACTGGAGCACTGAAGACCTTCATCACCCAGCAGGGCATTAAGGGACAG CACCAG ACAAAAGAGGAGCAGTCTCAAATCACCAGCCAGGTGACGGGGCAGATCGGCTGGCGTCGCGAGGGCATCAAGTATCGCCGCAATGAGCTTTTCCTGGACGTACTGGAAAGCGTCAATCTGCTCATGTCACCACAAG GCCAGGTCCTGAGCGCCCACGTGTCGGGCCGAGTAGTGATGAAGAGCTACCTGAGCGGAATGCCTGAATGCAAATTTGGCATGAATGACAAGATTGTCATCGACAAGCAGGGCAAGGGAGGAGCGTCGGACGATGCAGGGAAGAG TGATTTAGGGGGAGGAAG TGGGAAGCAGTCCATAGCCATCGACGACTGCACTTTCCACCAGTGTGTGCGTCTCAGTAAGTTTGACTCGGAGCGTAGCATCAGCTTCATCCCCCCTGATGGAGAATATGAGCTCATGAG ATATCGCACCACTAAGGACATCATCCTGCCGTTCCGAGTTATTCCTCTGGTTAGGGAGGTTGGCCGCACTAAACTGGAGGTTAAAGTGGTCATCAAGTCCAACTTCAAACCCTCTCTGCTGGCTCAGAAGATTGAG GTGCGCATCCCAACACCCCTCAACACCAGTGGTGTGCAGGTGATTTGTATGAAGGGAAAAGCCAAGTACAAGGCCAGTGAGAACGCCATCGTGTGGAA gatCAAACGCATGGCTGGGATGAAGGAGTCTCAGATCAGTGCTGAGATTGAGCTGCTGCCAACCAACGATAAGAAGAAATGGGCCAGGCCTCCCATCTCTATGAACTTTGAG GTTCCTTTCGCGCCATCTGGTCTGAAGGTGCGCTACTTGAAGGTGTTTGAGTCCAAGCTCAACTACAGTGACCACGATGTCATCAAATGGGTGCGGTACATCGGCCGCTCCGGCATCTACGAAACCCGCTGCTAA